In Alkalihalobacillus sp. FSL W8-0930, a single window of DNA contains:
- the nirB gene encoding nitrite reductase large subunit NirB: MSQEKRRQRLVWIGNGMAGMRSVEDVLALEPNSFELTIIGSEPVRSYNRILLSSALQGEATVDSIYSQTETWFSDHQVTLFLGESVEWIDSDEKVILTDHHRTIPYDKLIIATGSSPFVLPIPGHDKEGVYTFRTMDDCHQLLKASTMFRRATVIGGGLLGLEAAKGFLRMGMSVDVVHRASSLMERQLDETAAGLLQQELEAQGMRFHLNKETTSITGRDRVERVNFSDGGFIDTDIVVMSAGVRPNIALAEKNGIKTNRGIVVDDRMCTSTPDIYAVGECVEHRELIYGMVKPLYEQSKVLAQELCGLDGALFRGTILSTQLKIPGVDLFSVGEVTSSDTTNSIMYMDEANNHYKRLFFKGDCLSGAILYGQTHGSTGLVDLVSKQTELSATEKNQLLYTEGDRDSLIADMSSSELVCQCNAVSKKEIIQAVQKEGLATVDEVKSCTKAASSCGGCKPLVGTLLTYIQSDQFEEIEESVPVLCGCTTYTESEIVEGMYKHQLTSKEAIHTFYAWRKADGCDTCDETLAYHLSMLEPLYIPSLLQENVVKQADGHYAVSLPFNQGTNDAKRFQQVAQFLELYPQVQANLTGYSELQLTGIKKSELQNVWKIFSIPSKAPLENRLLMAHSHNQCTCDQSAARTISKQVSDSFAWIPMPRVTTLAVQSCSHGVLHGDIQISKTVVGWEIQVGEGGEKQLFYVLQTEAEVIECLPVFIQYYRQTAYYEESIGSWINRIGLIHVREMLYDTGFAIDRMDDLNKTRMYVKNHLNLDMKDMKELV, translated from the coding sequence ATGTCACAGGAGAAAAGAAGACAACGTCTCGTTTGGATAGGAAATGGTATGGCCGGGATGCGCTCAGTAGAAGATGTTCTTGCTCTTGAGCCTAATTCCTTTGAACTTACGATTATCGGGAGTGAGCCAGTTAGAAGTTATAACCGGATATTACTCTCGTCTGCTCTTCAAGGGGAGGCTACGGTCGACTCCATTTACTCACAGACCGAAACATGGTTTTCAGATCATCAGGTTACATTGTTTCTAGGTGAATCGGTTGAATGGATTGATTCAGATGAAAAAGTCATTCTAACGGATCATCATCGCACGATTCCTTATGATAAGTTAATTATCGCTACGGGCTCCAGTCCATTTGTGCTACCAATACCTGGTCATGATAAAGAAGGTGTGTATACATTTCGGACGATGGATGATTGTCACCAGTTACTTAAGGCATCAACTATGTTTAGGCGAGCAACGGTGATTGGCGGTGGTCTTCTTGGCCTTGAGGCTGCAAAAGGGTTTCTTCGTATGGGCATGAGCGTAGATGTTGTTCATCGGGCCAGTTCTTTAATGGAGCGTCAACTCGATGAGACAGCTGCAGGTCTGCTTCAGCAAGAACTTGAAGCCCAAGGAATGCGATTTCATCTTAATAAGGAAACGACAAGTATAACTGGTCGTGATCGCGTGGAAAGAGTGAACTTCTCTGATGGTGGCTTCATTGATACAGACATTGTAGTCATGTCGGCTGGTGTTAGACCAAACATCGCTCTTGCAGAAAAAAATGGGATCAAAACGAATCGTGGCATTGTTGTTGATGATCGGATGTGTACATCGACACCAGACATATACGCAGTTGGCGAATGTGTGGAACATCGAGAATTGATTTATGGCATGGTTAAACCTCTCTACGAACAAAGTAAAGTACTTGCGCAAGAGCTATGCGGGTTAGATGGTGCGCTTTTTAGGGGAACGATTCTCTCTACTCAGTTGAAGATTCCTGGTGTGGATCTTTTCTCAGTTGGTGAGGTTACATCTAGTGATACAACAAACTCGATCATGTATATGGATGAAGCCAACAACCATTATAAACGTTTATTTTTTAAGGGAGACTGCCTGTCAGGAGCCATTCTCTATGGACAGACACACGGTAGTACAGGACTTGTCGATTTGGTATCAAAACAAACAGAATTGTCTGCTACTGAAAAGAATCAGCTTTTATATACAGAAGGTGACCGTGACTCCCTTATTGCCGATATGTCTTCAAGTGAACTCGTTTGTCAATGCAATGCAGTTTCAAAAAAAGAAATTATCCAAGCGGTACAAAAAGAAGGCTTAGCGACAGTTGATGAGGTCAAATCCTGTACAAAAGCAGCAAGCTCATGTGGTGGATGTAAACCACTTGTTGGTACCCTTTTAACCTACATTCAAAGTGATCAGTTTGAAGAGATCGAGGAGAGTGTCCCTGTGTTATGTGGCTGCACAACATATACGGAATCCGAGATTGTAGAAGGAATGTATAAACACCAACTCACTTCTAAAGAAGCGATTCACACTTTTTATGCTTGGAGAAAAGCTGACGGCTGTGATACATGTGATGAAACACTCGCTTATCATTTAAGCATGTTGGAACCACTATACATTCCATCTCTTCTACAAGAAAATGTAGTGAAGCAAGCAGATGGACATTATGCGGTTTCCCTTCCTTTTAACCAAGGAACAAACGATGCAAAAAGGTTTCAGCAGGTCGCACAATTTCTTGAATTATACCCTCAAGTTCAAGCAAATCTAACTGGTTATTCTGAGTTACAGCTGACAGGTATAAAGAAGAGCGAGCTCCAAAACGTATGGAAAATCTTTTCGATTCCGAGTAAGGCTCCTTTAGAAAATCGATTGCTCATGGCTCACTCACATAATCAGTGCACATGTGATCAATCGGCTGCACGTACCATTTCAAAGCAGGTGAGTGACTCGTTTGCATGGATTCCAATGCCACGCGTAACAACATTGGCTGTGCAAAGCTGTTCACATGGAGTATTGCATGGTGATATTCAAATTTCAAAAACGGTTGTTGGCTGGGAGATTCAAGTTGGTGAAGGGGGAGAGAAGCAATTATTTTACGTTCTACAAACAGAAGCGGAAGTGATTGAATGTCTACCAGTCTTTATCCAGTATTATCGGCAAACCGCTTATTATGAGGAGTCAATTGGGAGCTGGATAAACAGAATAGGGCTGATTCATGTAAGGGAAATGCTTTATGACACAGGCTTTGCCATAGATCGAATGGATGACCTTAACAAAACACGAATGTATGTGAAAAATCATTTAAACCTCGATATGAAGGATATGAAGGAATTGGTTTAA
- a CDS encoding nitrate reductase — protein sequence MADMLLSYFREKQKQTQKEKVYPTQCPFCSVQCKMQLVEQTSVTRKSYRTVGLMNPTSKGRLCIKGLHAHQHTLHADRITQPLLKKDGEFVEVSWDEALHYIAQNIQDIQDNHGKNAMSVYGSASITNEEAYLMGKFARVALQTKYIDYNGRLCMSAAASAGAQTFGMDRGLTNRLEEIMYAECIILAGTNIAECQPTIMPYFEQAKENGAFIIAIDPRETATTKLADLHLKLKPGTDAALANGLLKIIVEEQMIDEAFIESRSNGFADVQLHLKSLSLDDICERTGIAHKDIYRAAVTFAQKTTGMILTARGVEQQTDGSLAVRNFLNILIATGKIGKQGCGYGAVTGQSNGQGAREHGQKADQLPGYRSIENDEHRAYVADVWGVEAHDLPRKGVSAFEMIQKMDQGEIKGLFLLCSNPIVSNPNARFVKKALKKLDFLVAVDLFMSETAKLADVILPTTSYLEDEGTMTNLEGRVTLREAAKPAPGEARHDWQIICDVAKALGKERFFSYSCAEDIFNELRQASKGGIADYFGITYDKLRGNEGILWPCPSEDHPGTGRLFEESFAHPDGKAMMVAVPNEPKIEKEKPCKEYPLYLTTGRVMAHYLTGVQTRKSSSLSARHFESFMEIHPETAKQMDITDQTLVRITSRRGSIVVRSKWTATIRKDTVFVPFHWDEKQNVNRLVEDKLDPTCRMPGFKVSAVQVEPLDR from the coding sequence GTGGCAGATATGCTATTAAGCTACTTTCGAGAGAAACAAAAGCAAACTCAAAAGGAAAAGGTGTATCCTACACAATGCCCCTTTTGTAGTGTTCAGTGCAAAATGCAATTAGTTGAACAAACAAGTGTGACGAGAAAGTCTTATCGTACGGTTGGTTTAATGAATCCCACGTCAAAAGGGAGACTTTGTATAAAAGGGTTACATGCTCATCAGCATACCTTACATGCGGATCGAATTACCCAGCCTTTACTTAAAAAAGATGGTGAGTTTGTTGAGGTAAGCTGGGATGAGGCACTTCACTATATTGCGCAAAACATCCAGGATATTCAAGACAACCATGGAAAGAACGCAATGTCTGTATATGGCAGTGCTTCAATCACAAATGAAGAAGCTTATTTAATGGGAAAGTTCGCAAGGGTGGCACTCCAGACAAAATACATTGATTACAACGGACGATTATGTATGTCTGCGGCTGCCTCAGCAGGTGCGCAAACATTTGGGATGGACCGAGGCTTAACCAATCGATTGGAAGAAATTATGTATGCAGAGTGTATCATCTTAGCTGGAACCAATATAGCTGAATGTCAGCCGACAATCATGCCGTATTTTGAGCAGGCAAAGGAAAATGGAGCCTTTATTATAGCCATTGATCCACGCGAAACAGCAACAACAAAACTCGCTGACCTACATTTAAAGCTTAAACCCGGAACAGACGCAGCTCTTGCAAATGGGTTACTAAAGATCATCGTTGAGGAGCAGATGATCGACGAGGCCTTTATTGAAAGTAGATCTAATGGATTTGCGGATGTGCAGCTACATTTAAAAAGCCTATCATTAGACGATATTTGTGAAAGGACAGGAATTGCACACAAAGATATTTATCGTGCCGCCGTAACATTTGCGCAAAAAACAACAGGTATGATTTTAACCGCAAGAGGAGTAGAGCAACAAACAGATGGATCTCTTGCAGTGCGTAATTTTCTTAACATTCTGATTGCGACAGGCAAGATTGGAAAACAAGGCTGTGGCTACGGTGCAGTAACAGGACAGAGCAATGGTCAGGGCGCAAGGGAGCATGGTCAAAAAGCTGATCAATTGCCAGGGTACCGCTCCATTGAAAATGATGAACACCGAGCCTATGTTGCGGACGTATGGGGAGTGGAAGCGCATGATCTTCCGAGAAAAGGAGTATCAGCCTTTGAGATGATTCAAAAGATGGATCAAGGCGAGATTAAAGGGTTATTTCTTTTATGCTCGAATCCAATTGTCTCCAACCCAAATGCCAGGTTCGTCAAAAAGGCATTAAAAAAACTAGACTTTCTTGTAGCGGTTGATCTGTTTATGTCGGAAACGGCTAAGCTTGCAGATGTGATCTTACCAACTACATCTTATCTTGAAGATGAAGGAACAATGACCAACCTAGAAGGAAGAGTTACGTTACGCGAAGCAGCAAAACCAGCACCTGGAGAAGCGAGGCATGATTGGCAGATCATCTGTGATGTAGCTAAAGCTTTGGGCAAGGAGCGTTTCTTCTCGTATTCCTGTGCCGAGGATATTTTTAATGAGCTAAGGCAAGCAAGCAAAGGAGGTATTGCGGATTACTTTGGAATTACGTATGACAAATTACGTGGTAACGAGGGAATTTTGTGGCCCTGCCCTTCTGAAGACCATCCTGGAACAGGTCGATTGTTTGAAGAGTCATTTGCTCACCCGGATGGAAAAGCCATGATGGTGGCTGTACCAAATGAACCGAAGATCGAGAAGGAGAAGCCTTGTAAAGAATATCCACTTTATTTAACCACGGGAAGAGTGATGGCTCATTATTTGACGGGTGTCCAGACAAGAAAAAGCTCGTCGCTTTCCGCAAGACATTTTGAATCGTTTATGGAAATTCACCCAGAAACGGCGAAGCAAATGGATATTACCGATCAGACGCTTGTACGAATCACTTCAAGGCGTGGCTCCATTGTCGTTAGAAGTAAATGGACCGCAACCATTCGTAAAGATACGGTCTTTGTTCCATTTCATTGGGATGAAAAGCAAAACGTCAATCGACTTGTAGAAGACAAGCTCGATCCTACATGCCGCATGCCAGGATTTAAAGTGAGTGCTGTTCAAGTCGAACCTCTAGATCGTTAA
- a CDS encoding nitrate/nitrite transporter, which produces MKLSDLKKSGHAPSLFSAFLYFDVSFMIWVMLGALGVYITNDFGLSASQLGLIVAIPILTGSVFRIVMGVLTDRFGPKKTSIGGMIVTMIPLLWGWLLGTSIAELYLIGILLGVAGASFSASLPMASRWYPPELQGLAMGIAGAGNSGTLLATLFGPRLAEIVGWNGVMGLALIPLSLVLLSYTLMAKEPPNQPKPKPLKEYFVVFKERDTWFFCLLYSVTFGGFVGLSSFLSYFFVSQYTLSPVRAGEFVTIVVAAGSFLRPVGGFIADKIGGAKLLYFLFVGMTICMLTVSTLPPLLFVTIALFIGMGCLGMGNGAVFQLVPQRFQKEIGMVTGIVGAAGGIGGFFLPNILGILRDLTGTYASGFIVFAMVTLLAVGILAFAQASWRKQWKVAKANKKAIQV; this is translated from the coding sequence ATGAAACTATCAGACTTAAAAAAGAGTGGCCATGCCCCATCATTGTTTTCTGCTTTTTTATACTTTGATGTCAGCTTTATGATTTGGGTTATGCTTGGCGCGTTGGGTGTGTACATTACAAATGACTTTGGGTTAAGTGCTTCTCAATTAGGATTAATCGTTGCTATTCCTATTCTTACAGGGTCTGTGTTCCGTATCGTAATGGGGGTATTAACTGACCGATTTGGTCCTAAAAAAACCAGCATCGGTGGAATGATTGTAACGATGATTCCCTTACTTTGGGGATGGCTACTTGGCACGTCCATTGCTGAGCTTTATCTCATTGGAATTCTATTAGGTGTAGCCGGTGCCAGTTTCTCAGCTTCACTACCAATGGCAAGTCGTTGGTACCCTCCAGAATTACAAGGGCTTGCCATGGGGATTGCTGGAGCAGGTAATAGTGGAACCTTACTTGCCACACTATTTGGTCCTAGACTTGCAGAGATTGTTGGATGGAATGGAGTAATGGGGCTGGCATTAATTCCACTCTCACTCGTTTTACTTTCATACACGCTTATGGCAAAGGAACCACCGAATCAACCAAAACCAAAGCCCTTAAAAGAATACTTTGTGGTCTTTAAGGAACGTGATACGTGGTTTTTCTGTTTACTCTATAGCGTCACCTTTGGTGGATTCGTTGGATTGTCGAGTTTTCTTAGCTACTTCTTTGTCAGTCAATACACTCTATCTCCTGTAAGAGCAGGTGAATTCGTGACCATTGTTGTCGCAGCAGGTAGTTTTCTAAGGCCAGTAGGAGGATTTATTGCGGACAAGATCGGCGGAGCAAAATTACTTTATTTCTTATTTGTTGGGATGACAATCTGTATGCTGACTGTCAGTACGTTGCCACCGCTTCTTTTTGTAACGATTGCTCTATTTATTGGCATGGGTTGCCTTGGTATGGGAAATGGGGCAGTGTTCCAGCTAGTCCCTCAACGCTTTCAAAAAGAGATCGGTATGGTCACGGGAATTGTTGGAGCAGCAGGAGGGATCGGTGGTTTCTTCCTTCCGAATATTCTTGGGATTTTAAGAGATTTGACGGGTACGTATGCAAGTGGATTTATCGTTTTTGCGATGGTCACTCTGCTAGCTGTAGGTATTTTAGCCTTTGCGCAGGCATCGTGGAGAAAGCAGTGGAAGGTTGCAAAGGCGAATAAGAAGGCGATTCAAGTATAA
- a CDS encoding AAA family ATPase, translating into MKVIFLFGPQAVGKMTIGEILSKELDLPLLFNHMTLDAIAPFLGWTKKTFELSNQLRKDIFREMVAQQDNKGLIFTFVWALDHKEDSKEVERFKRIFTDSGVDVLFVELETTLEERLRRNQSENRLAKKPSKRDLKQSEEELLTSNQKHRLNSLPGEIKEPYYFRLDVTNISAEEAARKIISENQLYLKTGCSE; encoded by the coding sequence ATGAAGGTCATTTTTTTATTCGGCCCACAAGCTGTTGGTAAGATGACAATTGGTGAAATTCTATCAAAGGAACTGGATTTACCATTATTATTCAATCACATGACTTTAGATGCCATAGCTCCTTTTTTAGGATGGACGAAAAAAACATTTGAACTGTCCAATCAATTACGGAAAGATATCTTTCGTGAAATGGTTGCTCAGCAAGATAACAAGGGATTAATCTTCACATTTGTATGGGCGCTCGATCATAAGGAAGATTCTAAAGAAGTAGAGCGATTCAAACGTATTTTTACGGATTCTGGAGTTGACGTTTTGTTTGTAGAGCTTGAAACGACACTTGAGGAACGCTTACGACGAAACCAATCAGAGAACCGTCTGGCTAAAAAGCCTTCAAAAAGAGATCTGAAGCAAAGTGAAGAGGAGCTTTTAACAAGTAATCAAAAGCACCGGCTGAACTCATTACCGGGCGAAATAAAAGAACCCTATTATTTTCGCTTGGATGTGACAAATATTAGTGCGGAAGAGGCTGCTAGAAAGATCATTTCGGAGAATCAACTGTATTTAAAAACAGGGTGTTCCGAATGA
- a CDS encoding HIT family protein has product MNCLGCRLANKKEPIHLIYENDLISCFLDHDPFNAGHTLILPKNHVEDLDELDEATAQSILKASMNISKILKLLYKPDGITICQNGGVFSELTHFHLHVVPRFIDQSFATFYSDEPFDNEHLKQQFVTIKNQLKKALSEM; this is encoded by the coding sequence ATGAACTGTTTAGGCTGTCGATTAGCAAATAAAAAAGAACCTATTCACTTAATTTATGAGAACGATTTAATTAGTTGTTTCTTAGATCATGACCCATTCAACGCAGGTCACACATTAATTCTTCCAAAAAATCATGTGGAAGATCTAGACGAACTAGATGAAGCGACTGCTCAATCGATTTTAAAAGCGTCTATGAACATTTCTAAGATTCTAAAATTGTTATACAAACCTGATGGAATAACTATTTGTCAAAATGGAGGCGTGTTTAGTGAATTAACACATTTTCATTTGCATGTTGTTCCGCGCTTTATAGATCAATCGTTTGCTACGTTTTATTCTGATGAGCCGTTTGATAATGAGCATCTTAAGCAGCAATTTGTAACGATTAAAAACCAATTAAAGAAAGCATTAAGTGAGATGTAA
- a CDS encoding cytidine deaminase, producing MNIEEQLYHAANELLNTRYPTGWGGAAALALEDGTILTSVAPEVINASTELCIETGAILEAHKWNKRVTHSICLAREDESAKPKVLTPCGVCQERLFYWGDEVRVAVTKPELDLEFKALSIVQPYHWRKAYTGDQV from the coding sequence ATGAATATTGAAGAGCAACTTTATCATGCTGCGAATGAACTACTTAACACTCGTTATCCAACAGGTTGGGGAGGAGCTGCTGCTTTGGCACTGGAGGATGGAACGATCCTAACAAGTGTAGCCCCTGAAGTAATTAATGCAAGTACAGAATTATGTATAGAAACGGGTGCTATTCTTGAGGCTCATAAATGGAATAAGCGCGTAACACATTCTATTTGCTTAGCTCGAGAAGATGAGAGCGCGAAACCAAAGGTTCTAACTCCCTGTGGCGTCTGCCAGGAAAGACTCTTTTATTGGGGAGATGAGGTGCGAGTGGCGGTTACAAAGCCTGAGTTGGACTTAGAGTTTAAAGCTCTCTCCATCGTTCAACCTTATCACTGGAGAAAAGCTTATACAGGAGATCAGGTATGA
- a CDS encoding pyridoxamine 5'-phosphate oxidase family protein yields MNLVNGSNDMLEEILSRPLFAHLSTVEKNEPRDSPVWFLWENERIWILGSYQSNSFTRRIEKEPNCAVGIVDFNRETGLVHHVGLRGKAELQSHQEDRAKRLFKKYMGHEKHWDPRFKAVLGDSDWLLICFTPNSVVVRDQSYQLIK; encoded by the coding sequence ATGAATCTAGTAAATGGCTCAAATGACATGTTAGAAGAAATCCTATCTCGCCCTCTTTTTGCACATTTATCCACGGTAGAGAAGAACGAACCACGTGATTCACCAGTATGGTTTTTGTGGGAGAATGAAAGGATATGGATTCTGGGAAGCTACCAATCTAATTCATTTACAAGACGTATTGAAAAGGAACCTAATTGCGCAGTAGGTATTGTAGATTTTAATCGAGAGACTGGACTTGTTCATCACGTAGGGTTACGTGGAAAAGCCGAGCTCCAATCTCATCAAGAGGATAGAGCAAAGAGGTTATTTAAAAAATACATGGGACACGAAAAACACTGGGATCCTAGATTTAAAGCGGTTTTAGGTGACTCTGACTGGTTACTCATTTGTTTTACCCCAAATTCAGTTGTCGTAAGAGATCAGTCGTATCAACTTATTAAATAA
- a CDS encoding phosphotransferase, translated as MNLGKPIAKGNTATMYKVNGQMVKVFNQNLDAKYVKYEATKQRIVFQTSLYVPEVIELSEVEGKQAIIMEYIEGTTLGELFQENDEQVRSYLEQSIDVQRAIHQITSTKSLEKMSDKLTRQIYEAPLLSTAQKKDCLLLMNSVFNGDTLCHGDFHLFNLIKTSTKEIAIIDWIDASMGDSRADVCRSYLLYTQHSIELAELYLEIYCDRSGKTKEEILQWLPIIAAARLSEHVQTEDSKRLVQYVESFLS; from the coding sequence ATGAATTTAGGAAAACCGATCGCTAAAGGAAACACTGCAACCATGTATAAAGTTAATGGGCAAATGGTTAAGGTGTTTAATCAAAATCTGGATGCAAAATATGTTAAATATGAAGCGACTAAGCAAAGAATCGTTTTCCAGACAAGTCTCTATGTCCCTGAAGTAATCGAACTGAGTGAGGTAGAAGGAAAACAAGCGATAATCATGGAATACATAGAAGGGACGACACTCGGTGAGCTTTTTCAAGAGAATGATGAACAGGTAAGAAGTTATCTTGAACAATCTATAGACGTTCAAAGGGCTATTCACCAGATTACAAGCACTAAGTCGTTAGAAAAAATGAGTGATAAGTTAACAAGACAAATTTACGAGGCTCCTTTACTAAGTACAGCACAGAAAAAAGATTGTCTTTTACTCATGAACTCTGTTTTTAATGGAGATACGCTCTGTCATGGGGATTTTCATTTGTTTAATCTAATAAAAACCTCTACTAAAGAAATTGCAATTATTGATTGGATTGATGCTTCCATGGGAGATTCACGCGCCGATGTATGTCGTTCGTATCTTTTGTATACACAGCATTCAATAGAGCTAGCTGAGTTATACCTAGAGATTTATTGTGACCGAAGTGGTAAGACTAAAGAGGAAATTTTGCAATGGTTGCCAATCATTGCGGCAGCTCGCTTATCTGAACATGTTCAGACAGAGGATTCAAAGCGATTGGTGCAATATGTAGAGTCATTTCTTTCGTGA